In Streptomyces puniciscabiei, a single genomic region encodes these proteins:
- the hrpB gene encoding ATP-dependent helicase HrpB — protein MIRYDALDALPVRSALPALTEALEDGGTAVLVAPPGTGKTTLVPLVLAGLAGGGPARRVVVAEPRRIAARAAARRMAWLLGEKPGESVGFTVRGERAVGRHTRVEVVTTGVLLQRLQRDQELPGVDAVVLDECHERHLDADTAAAFLWDVRQALRPELRLVAASATTDAEGWARLLGGAPVVEAAGVAHPVEVVWAPPVRPIRPPHGMRVDPALLAHVASVVRRALAEREGDVLCFLPGVGEIARVAGQLGALGEVDVLQVHGRAPAAVQDAVLAPGARRRVVLATSVAESSLTVPGVRVVVDSGLAREPRVDHARGLSGLTTVRASRAAGRQRAGRAGREAPGAVYRCWSEAEDGRLPAFPAPEIKVADLTAFALQAACWGDPDASGLALLDPPPGGAMAAARSALTAVGAVDSVGRATSVGVRLARLGVHPRLGRALLDTAGEGAEVVALLSEEVPRDYGDDLAGALRRARRGGDAYAGRWAAEVRRLRAVSQEFSHSPTRPCRSEGAVRVGPGTGDDKLAGVVAALAFPERVAKLDGGSYLMASGTRAEVGDASALRGAPWIVVAVADRPSGTGHARVRLGAAVSEDVARAAAGALLGERDEVRWAYGDVVARHVERLGAIELAVRPLKDADPALVRGALLEGLRQEGLGLLRWSPEAEVLRQRLAFLRVRLGEPWPDVSDDALHARVDEWLQPELSRARRRADLGRIDAGQGLARLLPWASGEAGRLDELAPERITVPSGSRIRIDYRDPEQPVLAVKLQEMFGLRETPTVAGVPLLVHLLSPAGRPAAVTADLASFWKDGYQGVRAELRGRYPKHPWPEDPAAAEPTRHTNARLRR, from the coding sequence GTGATCCGTTACGACGCCCTGGACGCGCTGCCCGTGCGCTCGGCCCTGCCCGCCCTGACCGAGGCCCTGGAGGACGGCGGCACCGCCGTGCTCGTGGCGCCGCCCGGCACCGGCAAGACGACGCTGGTGCCGCTCGTGCTGGCGGGGCTGGCCGGGGGCGGGCCCGCGCGGCGGGTCGTGGTGGCCGAGCCGCGCCGGATCGCGGCACGGGCGGCGGCCCGTCGCATGGCGTGGCTGCTGGGTGAGAAGCCCGGCGAGAGCGTGGGCTTCACGGTGCGCGGCGAGCGGGCCGTGGGCCGGCACACGCGCGTGGAGGTCGTGACGACCGGCGTGCTGCTGCAGCGGCTGCAACGGGACCAGGAGCTGCCGGGCGTCGACGCCGTCGTCCTCGACGAGTGCCACGAACGGCATCTGGACGCCGACACGGCGGCCGCGTTCCTGTGGGACGTACGGCAGGCGCTCCGGCCGGAGCTGCGGCTGGTGGCCGCGTCGGCGACGACCGACGCGGAGGGCTGGGCGCGGCTGCTGGGCGGGGCGCCCGTGGTCGAGGCCGCGGGCGTCGCGCACCCGGTGGAGGTGGTCTGGGCGCCCCCGGTGCGTCCGATACGGCCGCCGCACGGGATGCGGGTCGATCCGGCGCTGCTGGCGCACGTGGCGTCCGTGGTGCGGCGGGCGCTGGCCGAGCGGGAGGGGGACGTGCTGTGCTTCCTGCCCGGCGTGGGCGAGATCGCGCGCGTGGCGGGGCAGCTCGGCGCACTCGGTGAGGTCGATGTGCTGCAGGTGCACGGGCGGGCGCCGGCCGCCGTGCAGGACGCGGTGCTGGCGCCCGGGGCCCGGCGCCGGGTGGTGCTGGCGACCTCGGTGGCGGAGTCCTCGCTGACGGTGCCCGGGGTGCGCGTGGTGGTGGACTCCGGGCTGGCGCGGGAGCCGCGGGTGGATCACGCGCGCGGGCTGAGCGGGCTGACGACGGTACGGGCGTCGCGGGCGGCCGGGCGGCAGCGGGCGGGGCGGGCCGGACGGGAGGCGCCGGGGGCGGTGTACCGGTGCTGGTCCGAGGCCGAGGACGGGCGTCTGCCGGCGTTTCCGGCGCCGGAGATCAAGGTGGCCGATCTGACCGCGTTCGCCCTGCAGGCGGCCTGCTGGGGGGATCCGGACGCCTCCGGGCTGGCCTTGCTGGATCCGCCGCCGGGTGGGGCGATGGCGGCGGCGCGCTCCGCGTTGACGGCGGTGGGGGCGGTGGACTCCGTCGGGCGGGCCACGTCGGTCGGTGTGAGGCTGGCTCGGCTGGGGGTGCACCCTCGGCTGGGGCGGGCGCTCCTGGACACGGCCGGCGAGGGCGCGGAAGTTGTCGCTCTGCTGTCCGAAGAGGTGCCGCGGGATTACGGGGATGATCTTGCCGGCGCGTTGCGTCGTGCTCGGCGTGGGGGTGACGCCTATGCAGGGCGGTGGGCCGCGGAAGTACGGCGGCTCCGGGCCGTCTCACAGGAGTTTTCCCACTCGCCCACCCGTCCCTGTCGGTCAGAAGGCGCCGTCCGGGTCGGACCGGGCACCGGTGACGACAAGCTCGCCGGGGTCGTCGCCGCGCTCGCCTTTCCCGAGCGGGTCGCCAAGCTCGACGGTGGGTCGTATCTGATGGCCTCCGGCACGCGGGCCGAGGTGGGTGATGCGTCGGCGCTGCGGGGTGCGCCGTGGATCGTCGTCGCCGTCGCCGATCGGCCCTCCGGTACGGGGCACGCGCGTGTGCGGCTCGGGGCTGCCGTGAGCGAGGACGTGGCGCGGGCCGCCGCCGGGGCGCTGCTCGGCGAGCGGGACGAGGTGCGCTGGGCCTACGGGGATGTCGTGGCCCGGCATGTCGAGCGGCTGGGCGCCATCGAGCTGGCCGTACGGCCGCTGAAGGACGCCGATCCGGCGCTCGTACGCGGTGCCCTGCTCGAGGGGCTGCGGCAGGAGGGGCTCGGGTTGCTGCGGTGGTCGCCGGAGGCGGAGGTGCTGCGGCAGCGGCTGGCGTTCTTGCGGGTGCGGCTCGGGGAGCCGTGGCCGGACGTGTCCGACGACGCGCTGCACGCGCGCGTGGACGAATGGCTGCAGCCGGAGCTGAGCCGGGCCCGGCGGCGGGCCGATCTCGGCCGGATCGACGCCGGGCAGGGGCTGGCGCGGTTGCTGCCGTGGGCGAGCGGGGAAGCCGGGCGGCTGGACGAGCTTGCGCCGGAGCGGATCACCGTGCCGAGTGGGTCCAGAATCCGGATCGACTATCGGGATCCGGAGCAGCCGGTGCTCGCGGTGAAGTTGCAGGAGATGTTCGGGCTGCGCGAGACGCCGACCGTGGCGGGGGTGCCGCTGCTCGTGCATCTGCTCTCCCCCGCCGGGCGGCCCGCCGCCGTGACGGCCGACCTCGCCTCCTTCTGGAAGGACGGCTACCAGGGGGTACGGGCCGAGCTGCGCGGGCGGTATCCGAAGCATCCGTGGCCCGAGGACCCGGCGGCCGCCGAGCCCACCCGGCACACCAACGCGCGGCTCAGGCGCTGA
- a CDS encoding class I SAM-dependent methyltransferase, producing MIQEPEAYEPEGPEACEPEATRRDAGVAESARANRGWWDRNADEYQVEHGTFLGDDRFVWGPEGLDEVEAELLGPPEELKGKDVLEIGAGAAQCARWLAAQGARPVALDLSHRQLQHALRIGGSFPLVCADAGALPFADGSFDLACSAYGALPFVADPGLVLREVRRVLRPGGRFVFSVTHPIRWAFPDEPGPEGLSVSSSYFDRTPYVEQDEEGRAVYVEHHRTLGDRVRDIVASGFRLVDLVEPEWPAWNTSEWGGWSPLRGRLIPGTAIFVCERD from the coding sequence ATCATCCAAGAGCCGGAAGCGTACGAGCCCGAAGGACCCGAGGCGTGCGAGCCGGAGGCGACACGGCGTGACGCCGGGGTCGCGGAAAGCGCACGGGCCAATCGGGGCTGGTGGGACCGCAACGCGGACGAATACCAGGTCGAGCACGGCACGTTCCTCGGCGACGACCGCTTCGTGTGGGGCCCGGAGGGCCTGGACGAGGTGGAGGCCGAGCTGCTCGGCCCGCCGGAGGAGCTGAAGGGCAAGGACGTCCTGGAGATCGGCGCGGGCGCGGCGCAGTGCGCGCGCTGGCTGGCCGCCCAGGGGGCCCGCCCGGTGGCCCTGGACCTCTCGCACCGCCAGCTGCAGCACGCCCTGCGGATCGGTGGATCGTTTCCGCTGGTCTGTGCGGACGCCGGTGCGCTGCCCTTCGCGGACGGCTCCTTCGACCTGGCCTGCTCGGCGTACGGCGCGCTGCCCTTCGTCGCCGACCCGGGGCTGGTGCTGCGCGAGGTGCGGCGGGTGCTGCGGCCGGGCGGCCGGTTCGTCTTCTCGGTGACGCACCCGATCCGCTGGGCGTTCCCGGACGAGCCGGGCCCCGAGGGTCTGTCGGTGTCGTCCTCCTACTTCGACCGCACGCCCTACGTGGAGCAGGACGAGGAGGGCCGCGCGGTCTACGTGGAGCACCACCGGACGCTCGGCGACCGGGTCCGGGACATCGTGGCGTCCGGCTTCCGCCTGGTGGACCTGGTGGAGCCGGAATGGCCGGCCTGGAACACCTCGGAGTGGGGTGGCTGGTCCCCGCTGCGGGGCCGTCTCATCCCCGGCACGGCGATCTTCGTGTGCGAGCGGGACTGA